The Parvibaculaceae bacterium PLY_AMNH_Bact1 genome window below encodes:
- a CDS encoding DUF1476 domain-containing protein (Derived by automated computational analysis using gene prediction method: Protein Homology.) gives MSGFDKREEGFESKFAHDADLRFKAEARRNKLVGAWAAELMGLSGDEAEAYGKDLVKEDLKEAGDDDVFRKIRADFDAKGIEQSDHQIRRTMDEMLAKAVEEIQTKG, from the coding sequence ATGTCCGGTTTCGACAAGCGTGAAGAAGGTTTTGAAAGCAAATTTGCCCATGATGCGGACCTTCGGTTTAAGGCCGAGGCACGTCGGAATAAGCTGGTCGGCGCCTGGGCCGCTGAGCTGATGGGCCTGTCTGGAGATGAGGCAGAAGCCTACGGCAAGGACCTGGTCAAGGAAGACCTGAAGGAAGCGGGCGATGATGACGTCTTCCGCAAAATCCGGGCAGACTTTGATGCCAAAGGCATTGAGCAATCAGATCATCAGATTCGCCGCACCATGGATGAAATGCTCGCCAAAGCGGTTGAGGAAATTCAGACCAAAGGCTGA
- a CDS encoding NADP-dependent isocitrate dehydrogenase (Derived by automated computational analysis using gene prediction method: Protein Homology. GO_function: GO:0000287 - magnesium ion binding [Evidence IEA]; GO_function: GO:0004450 - isocitrate dehydrogenase (NADP+) activity [Evidence IEA]; GO_function: GO:0051287 - NAD binding [Evidence IEA]; GO_process: GO:0006102 - isocitrate metabolic process [Evidence IEA]) has translation MSKIKVENPVVELDGDEMTRIIWTFIKEKLIHPYLDIDLKYYDLGMEYRDETDDQVTIDSAEAIKKYGVGVKCATITPDEARVEEFGLKKMWKSPNGTIRNILGGTVFREPIICRNIPRLVPGWTEPIVIGRHAFGDQYRATDFRVPGAGKLTIKWEASDGSDTIEREVYDFPSSGVSMAMYNLDDSIRDFARACMKYGFDRNYPVYLSTKNTIMKAYDGQFKDLFQEVFDKEFKKEFDKKGLTYEHRLIDDMVASAMKWNGGYVWACKNYDGDVQSDTVAQGFGSLGLMTSVLMTPDGKTMEAEAAHGTVTRHYRNHQKGEETSTNSIASIFAWTRGLKHRANLDGNEKLGKFAALIEQVCVSTVESGYMTKDLALLVGAEQNWLSTTGFLDKIAENLDKAMSKGI, from the coding sequence ATGTCCAAAATTAAGGTGGAAAACCCCGTCGTTGAGCTCGACGGCGATGAAATGACCCGCATCATCTGGACCTTCATCAAAGAGAAGCTGATCCACCCCTATTTGGACATTGACCTCAAGTATTACGATTTGGGCATGGAATATCGCGATGAGACCGATGACCAGGTCACCATCGATTCTGCTGAAGCTATCAAGAAATACGGTGTAGGCGTCAAATGCGCCACCATCACGCCAGACGAAGCCCGCGTCGAAGAGTTTGGTCTGAAGAAAATGTGGAAGTCGCCGAACGGCACCATCCGGAATATTCTTGGCGGCACCGTTTTCCGCGAGCCCATCATCTGCCGCAACATCCCGCGCCTTGTGCCAGGCTGGACAGAGCCGATCGTCATCGGGCGTCATGCTTTTGGTGATCAATATCGCGCGACGGACTTCCGGGTGCCAGGTGCTGGCAAGCTCACCATCAAATGGGAGGCCTCTGACGGGTCCGACACGATTGAACGAGAAGTCTATGACTTTCCCTCATCAGGCGTCAGCATGGCCATGTACAACCTGGATGACAGCATTCGCGACTTTGCCCGCGCCTGCATGAAGTATGGCTTCGATCGCAACTACCCAGTCTATCTGTCCACCAAGAACACGATCATGAAAGCCTATGACGGACAGTTCAAAGATCTGTTCCAGGAAGTCTTCGACAAGGAATTCAAAAAAGAGTTCGACAAGAAAGGCCTCACCTACGAACACCGCCTGATTGATGACATGGTCGCATCTGCCATGAAATGGAATGGCGGCTATGTGTGGGCCTGTAAGAATTATGACGGCGATGTTCAGTCCGATACGGTCGCCCAGGGATTTGGCTCCCTTGGCCTCATGACCAGTGTACTGATGACACCTGACGGGAAGACCATGGAAGCAGAAGCGGCCCACGGCACCGTGACCCGTCACTACAGAAACCACCAAAAGGGCGAAGAAACCTCAACCAATTCCATCGCATCAATCTTTGCCTGGACCCGCGGTCTGAAGCACCGCGCAAATCTGGATGGCAATGAGAAGCTTGGAAAGTTCGCCGCCCTGATCGAACAGGTTTGCGTTTCCACAGTGGAAAGCGGCTATATGACCAAGGACCTGGCACTCCTCGTTGGCGCAGAACAAAACTGGCTCTCAACGACCGGCTTCCTCGACAAGATTGCAGAGAACCTCGACAAGGCCATGTCCAAGGGAATTTGA
- the purS gene encoding phosphoribosylformylglycinamidine synthase subunit PurS (Derived by automated computational analysis using gene prediction method: Protein Homology.), producing the protein MKARIKITLKNGVLDPQGKAISHALDQLGFDGIGDVRQGKYIEVDLTETDPAKARAALEDMCERVLANTVIENYAIELDGA; encoded by the coding sequence ATGAAGGCCCGCATTAAAATCACTCTGAAAAATGGTGTGCTCGACCCGCAGGGAAAAGCCATCTCTCACGCTCTAGACCAACTGGGTTTCGACGGCATCGGTGATGTCCGTCAAGGAAAATATATTGAAGTTGATCTGACCGAGACCGACCCAGCGAAAGCCCGCGCCGCACTGGAAGACATGTGCGAACGGGTTCTGGCAAACACGGTCATCGAAAATTACGCCATAGAGCTCGACGGAGCGTGA
- the purQ gene encoding phosphoribosylformylglycinamidine synthase subunit PurQ (Derived by automated computational analysis using gene prediction method: Protein Homology. GO_function: GO:0004642 - phosphoribosylformylglycinamidine synthase activity [Evidence IEA]; GO_process: GO:0006189 - 'de novo' IMP biosynthetic process [Evidence IEA]), translating into MKSAVIVFPGSNRERDMLYALEQIGGQKPVTVWHQETTLPEVDLIVLPGGFSYGDYLRTGAIAGLSPIMKAVKEKADQGVRVLGVCNGFQILTETGILPGALLRNAHLKFVCKEVELEVATNKSVFTSAYTQGQVIRCPVAHHDGNYFADDDTLNRLEAEDRVAFRYTQATNPNGSIRNIAGIMNEQKNVLGMMPHPENLIEPAQGGTDGRGIFASALETIA; encoded by the coding sequence ATGAAATCGGCAGTCATTGTCTTTCCCGGGTCAAACCGAGAGCGCGACATGCTTTACGCGCTGGAGCAAATCGGCGGGCAGAAGCCCGTCACCGTCTGGCATCAGGAAACCACGCTTCCAGAGGTTGATCTGATCGTGCTGCCCGGCGGCTTTTCTTACGGCGACTATCTTCGCACCGGCGCCATTGCGGGCCTCTCGCCCATCATGAAAGCGGTGAAGGAAAAAGCGGACCAGGGTGTTCGGGTTCTCGGCGTCTGCAATGGATTTCAGATCCTGACAGAAACCGGCATCTTGCCCGGCGCACTTCTCCGCAATGCCCATCTCAAGTTTGTCTGCAAAGAAGTCGAGCTTGAAGTTGCAACAAACAAGAGCGTGTTCACCAGCGCCTATACGCAAGGCCAGGTCATTCGCTGCCCGGTGGCCCACCATGACGGCAACTATTTTGCAGATGACGACACACTCAATCGCCTTGAAGCAGAGGACCGAGTGGCGTTCCGCTATACACAAGCGACGAACCCTAACGGGTCCATCCGCAATATCGCGGGCATCATGAACGAACAGAAAAACGTGCTGGGCATGATGCCCCACCCGGAAAACCTGATCGAACCTGCCCAAGGCGGCACGGACGGTCGAGGAATTTTCGCCAGTGCGCTGGAGACGATCGCGTGA
- the grxD gene encoding Grx4 family monothiol glutaredoxin (Derived by automated computational analysis using gene prediction method: Protein Homology. GO_function: GO:0009055 - electron transfer activity [Evidence IEA]), with amino-acid sequence MSEAVADRIRSEVTSNDVVLFMKGTPVFPQCGFSNTVVQVLTYLGVQFKGVNVLEDDDIRHGIKEFSDWPTIPQLYVKGEFVGGCDIIREMFESGELRDYFGSKDIALETA; translated from the coding sequence ATGAGCGAAGCAGTAGCAGACCGTATCCGCAGTGAAGTGACAAGCAACGATGTTGTGCTCTTCATGAAAGGAACGCCCGTGTTTCCGCAATGCGGTTTCTCCAACACCGTGGTGCAGGTGCTCACCTATCTCGGCGTTCAGTTCAAAGGTGTGAACGTGTTGGAAGACGATGACATTCGGCACGGCATCAAAGAATTTTCCGACTGGCCAACAATTCCACAGCTCTATGTGAAGGGCGAGTTTGTCGGCGGCTGCGATATCATCCGGGAAATGTTTGAAAGCGGTGAACTGCGCGACTATTTCGGCTCCAAAGACATCGCCCTCGAAACAGCCTAA
- a CDS encoding RNA methyltransferase (Derived by automated computational analysis using gene prediction method: Protein Homology.) — protein MAGTDRSKANATAGLPPAPAIILVRPQLGANIGASARAMLNFGITELRLVAPRDGWPNEHALKAASGAVELIENAQLFDTVPEAIADLDYVLATTARPRDMVKEVYTPEEGAGRLKTALLEGGRPGVLFGAERAGLHNDDVALADAVITAALNPGFSSLNLGQAVLLLAYEWSQLSDQTPSEDMPMNGTRPANKQEIQGFFDHLEEELDDTGFLLPLDKRPAMVRNLRNMFQRASLTEQEIRTLRGIVSALTKHAQRRAIEKMKGEK, from the coding sequence ATGGCAGGAACCGACCGTTCCAAGGCGAACGCTACGGCAGGGCTTCCCCCGGCGCCGGCGATTATTCTGGTGCGCCCGCAATTGGGTGCGAACATTGGCGCGTCTGCGCGGGCAATGCTGAACTTCGGGATCACGGAGTTGCGACTGGTTGCTCCGCGTGACGGCTGGCCAAACGAGCATGCGCTCAAAGCAGCCTCTGGTGCAGTTGAGTTGATCGAGAACGCTCAATTGTTCGATACGGTGCCTGAGGCGATTGCAGATCTGGACTATGTGCTTGCGACCACGGCTCGTCCGCGTGACATGGTCAAGGAGGTCTATACGCCAGAAGAGGGCGCTGGACGGCTCAAAACAGCCCTGTTGGAGGGTGGGCGGCCCGGTGTCTTGTTCGGTGCTGAGCGTGCGGGGCTTCACAATGACGATGTGGCGCTGGCAGACGCGGTGATTACGGCAGCGCTTAATCCGGGCTTTTCATCGCTCAATTTGGGCCAGGCTGTGCTGTTGCTCGCTTACGAATGGAGCCAGTTGAGTGATCAGACGCCATCAGAAGACATGCCGATGAATGGCACCCGGCCTGCGAACAAGCAGGAGATTCAGGGCTTTTTCGATCACCTGGAAGAAGAGCTCGACGATACCGGTTTTTTGCTGCCTTTGGACAAGCGCCCGGCCATGGTGCGGAACCTGCGCAACATGTTCCAGCGAGCGTCTCTCACGGAACAGGAAATCCGTACGCTCCGGGGGATCGTTTCGGCGCTTACAAAGCATGCGCAGCGTCGGGCCATCGAGAAGATGAAGGGCGAAAAGTGA
- the rpsD gene encoding 30S ribosomal protein S4 (Derived by automated computational analysis using gene prediction method: Protein Homology. GO_component: GO:0015935 - small ribosomal subunit [Evidence IEA]; GO_function: GO:0003735 - structural constituent of ribosome [Evidence IEA]; GO_function: GO:0019843 - rRNA binding [Evidence IEA]; GO_process: GO:0006412 - translation [Evidence IEA]) yields the protein MTKRIQAKYKIDRRLGENIWGRPKSPVNRREYGPGEHGQRRRGKLSDFGLQLRAKQKLKGHYGNITEKQFKRTYHEASRIKGDTGENLVGLLERRLDAVVYRAKFVPTVFSARQAVGHGHILVNGKRVNIPSYRVKEGDVIEVKEKMRTNGKMLEAAGSPERDTPDYLDVDLEKFKATFVRTPVLADIPYPVQMEPNLVIEFYSR from the coding sequence ATGACAAAGCGCATCCAAGCGAAATACAAAATTGACCGCCGTCTTGGCGAAAACATCTGGGGTCGCCCAAAGAGCCCAGTGAACCGCCGGGAATATGGTCCAGGTGAACATGGCCAGCGTCGCCGCGGCAAGCTCTCGGATTTCGGTCTGCAGCTTCGCGCGAAGCAGAAGCTGAAAGGCCATTACGGCAACATCACCGAAAAGCAGTTCAAGCGCACCTATCACGAAGCATCACGGATCAAAGGTGACACGGGTGAAAACCTGGTGGGCCTTCTGGAGCGCCGTCTCGATGCTGTGGTTTACCGCGCGAAATTCGTTCCTACCGTCTTTTCTGCCCGTCAGGCAGTGGGCCATGGCCACATTCTGGTCAACGGCAAGCGTGTCAACATCCCATCCTACCGGGTGAAGGAAGGCGATGTGATCGAAGTGAAAGAGAAAATGCGGACCAACGGCAAAATGCTCGAAGCCGCTGGCAGCCCTGAGCGTGACACGCCGGATTATCTCGACGTTGATCTGGAGAAGTTCAAAGCGACTTTCGTTCGCACACCAGTTCTGGCGGATATTCCTTATCCGGTTCAGATGGAACCAAATCTCGTGATTGAGTTCTATTCGCGCTGA
- a CDS encoding GNAT family N-acetyltransferase (Derived by automated computational analysis using gene prediction method: Protein Homology.) translates to MAIRRARSGDIAALQEIAANAYKPYVARMGQEPAPMRPDFARHIADDTVFVWDEGGVSAYAVIVAGDNEQPLLENIAVDPEAQGWQLGSKLLDYVEGHLRQGGARAYTLYTNVHMTENIAWYTRAGFVETGRGRQDGFDRVFFRKAL, encoded by the coding sequence ATGGCTATACGTCGCGCTCGATCAGGCGACATTGCTGCACTGCAGGAGATTGCAGCTAACGCCTATAAGCCTTATGTCGCCCGGATGGGGCAGGAGCCGGCGCCGATGCGGCCTGACTTTGCGCGTCATATTGCTGACGACACTGTCTTCGTCTGGGATGAGGGCGGCGTGAGCGCCTACGCTGTGATTGTTGCCGGTGACAATGAGCAGCCGTTGCTGGAGAACATCGCCGTCGATCCTGAGGCGCAGGGCTGGCAGTTGGGCTCCAAGTTGCTGGACTATGTCGAAGGCCATCTGCGCCAAGGTGGCGCACGCGCCTACACCCTCTACACAAACGTGCATATGACCGAAAACATTGCCTGGTACACCCGCGCTGGTTTTGTTGAGACAGGGCGGGGCCGCCAGGATGGTTTTGACCGGGTGTTCTTCCGGAAAGCGCTTTAG
- a CDS encoding helix-turn-helix domain containing protein (Derived by automated computational analysis using gene prediction method: Protein Homology.), whose translation MARKQATNLSEIAEAALDHISRHGFKQTQMSDIAKAIGTSAGTLYLYVENKEALLALAGTFLLNPAELETSPLPFKAVLRKNLAKLFTETAQRLATWPILQQAIKDKTSAPERFKAVGYEMFDLLSANRRAIWFLDRLAFELPEFAPVQLTSVRGRTLGLLTDLLDSTGKSSIPPHGLAVIARAAIETLAWSAMHRHREGLDAQPMDKLSEEFIRDLAAQAFSGTLQAALR comes from the coding sequence CGCGGAAGCAGCGCTCGACCACATCTCCCGGCACGGGTTCAAACAGACACAAATGTCTGACATTGCCAAAGCCATCGGAACATCTGCCGGCACGCTCTATCTCTATGTGGAAAACAAGGAAGCCCTGCTCGCGTTGGCCGGCACGTTTTTGTTGAACCCAGCTGAGCTGGAGACATCCCCCCTTCCCTTTAAGGCTGTGCTGCGCAAAAACCTGGCAAAACTCTTTACAGAAACGGCGCAGAGACTGGCGACCTGGCCAATACTCCAGCAAGCGATCAAAGACAAGACCAGCGCCCCTGAGCGCTTCAAGGCCGTTGGATATGAAATGTTTGACCTATTGTCCGCAAACCGCCGGGCGATCTGGTTCTTAGATCGATTGGCCTTCGAACTCCCGGAGTTCGCACCGGTTCAGCTCACCTCAGTGCGCGGCCGCACGTTGGGCCTCCTCACAGATCTCCTTGATTCAACAGGGAAATCCTCAATTCCACCTCACGGTCTGGCAGTTATCGCCAGGGCTGCTATTGAAACCCTTGCCTGGTCGGCCATGCACCGGCACCGCGAGGGTCTCGATGCACAGCCAATGGACAAATTGTCGGAGGAGTTCATCCGAGATCTGGCCGCGCAGGCCTTTTCCGGAACCCTGCAAGCAGCCCTCAGATAA
- a CDS encoding BolA family transcriptional regulator (Derived by automated computational analysis using gene prediction method: Protein Homology.) → MAMNASDIERLIKEGLPDAKVEIRDLAGDGDHYAATVISASFAGKTRVQQHQMVYKALKGSMDADLHALALQTSAPEA, encoded by the coding sequence ATGGCAATGAATGCCAGCGACATAGAACGGCTGATAAAAGAAGGCCTTCCTGACGCCAAGGTTGAAATCAGAGACCTTGCGGGCGATGGCGACCACTATGCTGCGACCGTCATCTCTGCCTCTTTCGCGGGTAAGACACGCGTACAACAACATCAGATGGTTTATAAAGCCCTGAAGGGCAGCATGGACGCAGATCTCCATGCCCTCGCGCTACAAACGTCCGCGCCAGAAGCTTAA
- a CDS encoding phosphoribosylaminoimidazolesuccinocarboxamide synthase (Derived by automated computational analysis using gene prediction method: Protein Homology. GO_function: GO:0004639 - phosphoribosylaminoimidazolesuccinocarboxamide synthase activity [Evidence IEA]; GO_process: GO:0006164 - purine nucleotide biosynthetic process [Evidence IEA]), with protein sequence MSRRRRVYEGKAKVLYEGPEPGTLIQHFKDDATAFDGTKHELIDGKGVLNNRISEFIFTRLNEIGVPTHFIKSLNMREQLIREVEIVPIEVIVRNVAAGSISKRLGIEEGTALPRSIIEFCYKNDALGDPMVSEEHITAFGWASPQEIDDMMALALRINDFLTGLFLGIGIKVVDFKIEFGRLFEGEMMRIVLADEISPDSCRLWDINTNEKLDKDRFRRDMGGLVDAYQEVARRLGILFENDSGKPTGPTLVKS encoded by the coding sequence ATGAGCCGCCGCAGACGGGTTTACGAAGGCAAAGCCAAAGTCCTCTATGAAGGCCCGGAGCCAGGAACGCTGATTCAGCATTTCAAAGACGATGCCACAGCCTTTGACGGCACCAAACATGAGTTGATTGACGGCAAGGGTGTCCTGAACAATCGGATTTCCGAATTCATCTTCACGCGTCTGAATGAGATCGGCGTGCCAACCCATTTCATCAAGTCGCTCAACATGCGCGAACAGCTGATCCGCGAAGTTGAAATCGTGCCCATCGAAGTGATCGTCCGAAATGTCGCCGCCGGCTCCATTTCCAAGCGCTTAGGGATTGAAGAAGGCACAGCCCTTCCTCGCTCAATCATTGAGTTCTGCTACAAGAATGATGCGTTGGGTGATCCGATGGTATCGGAAGAACACATCACTGCCTTTGGATGGGCAAGCCCTCAAGAGATCGATGACATGATGGCACTCGCCCTGCGCATCAATGACTTCCTGACCGGCCTCTTCCTCGGCATCGGGATCAAGGTGGTTGATTTCAAAATTGAGTTCGGTCGCCTGTTTGAAGGCGAAATGATGCGTATTGTCCTGGCGGACGAAATCAGCCCGGACAGCTGCCGCCTCTGGGACATCAACACAAACGAAAAGCTCGACAAAGACCGCTTCCGCCGGGATATGGGCGGTTTGGTCGACGCGTACCAGGAAGTCGCCCGGCGCCTGGGCATCCTCTTTGAAAACGATAGCGGAAAACCAACCGGTCCAACGCTTGTAAAGTCCTGA
- the purL gene encoding phosphoribosylformylglycinamidine synthase subunit PurL (Derived by automated computational analysis using gene prediction method: Protein Homology. GO_function: GO:0004642 - phosphoribosylformylglycinamidine synthase activity [Evidence IEA]; GO_process: GO:0006189 - 'de novo' IMP biosynthetic process [Evidence IEA]) has protein sequence MIKNDVEITPELIAEHGLKPDEYQRILDLIGREPTLTELGIFSAMWNEHCSYKSSKKWLRTLPTEGPRVIEGPGENAGVVDIDDGDVVVFKMESHNHPSFISPYEGAATGVGGILRDVFTMGARPVAAMNALRFGAPENDRTRHIVSGVVEGIGGYGNCFGVPTIGGEVNFDARYNDNCLVNAFAAGLAKADGIFLSEAKGVGLPIVYLGSKTGRDGIHGATMASAEFDDDSEEKRPTVQIGDPFSEKLLLEATLELMKTGAVIAIQDMGAAGLTCSAVEMGAKGNLGVNLDLDKVPCREEGMTAYEMMLSESQERMLMVLDPNKEEEAAAVFKKWDLDFAIVGETTDDQRFKVYRHKELMADLPINELGDEAPEYDRPWVESPKLAPIAASDVPAPDDLGKALIELVSLPDMCSRRWVWEQYDNLIQGNTMAGPGGDAAVIRVGDKGKGLAFAVDVTPRYCEADPIEGGKQAVAECWRNITAVGAEPLAATDNLNFGNPEKPEIMGQFVGCIQGIGEACLALDMPIVSGNVSLYNETNGQAILPTPAIGGVGLMPDVTKRVGKSFVAEGEIILLIGAHEGHLGQSIYQRDIVGQAAGAPPKVDLAAEMKHGKFVRDAIRNGRVTAVHDISDGGLLVAVAEMGLGSSKIGATLTPSKDIPLHAWAFGEDQACYVVTVSAADAETFVKDALSAGIPTQAIGTTGGNELTVEGSHPISLADLDAAHEGWLPTYMSAPDTH, from the coding sequence GTGATCAAGAACGATGTAGAGATTACCCCGGAACTGATCGCGGAACACGGGCTGAAGCCTGACGAGTACCAGCGGATTCTGGATCTGATCGGGCGGGAACCGACGCTGACGGAGCTCGGCATTTTCTCCGCCATGTGGAACGAGCATTGCTCCTACAAATCATCAAAGAAATGGCTGCGCACGCTGCCGACAGAAGGCCCACGCGTCATTGAAGGCCCAGGCGAAAATGCAGGCGTGGTCGACATTGATGATGGCGATGTTGTCGTCTTCAAAATGGAAAGCCATAACCACCCTTCATTCATTTCCCCATACGAAGGCGCGGCAACCGGCGTCGGCGGCATCCTGCGCGATGTATTCACCATGGGCGCGCGCCCCGTTGCTGCCATGAACGCGCTGCGTTTCGGAGCGCCAGAAAACGACCGCACGCGGCACATCGTGTCTGGCGTCGTAGAAGGCATTGGCGGCTACGGCAATTGCTTCGGCGTGCCGACCATTGGCGGTGAAGTCAATTTCGATGCCCGCTACAATGACAACTGTCTGGTAAATGCATTCGCCGCAGGTCTTGCCAAGGCCGACGGCATCTTTCTATCAGAAGCCAAGGGCGTCGGCCTTCCGATCGTTTACCTGGGCTCCAAGACCGGCCGCGACGGTATCCATGGCGCGACCATGGCCTCTGCCGAGTTTGACGATGATTCAGAAGAGAAGCGCCCTACCGTTCAGATCGGCGATCCCTTCTCTGAAAAGCTATTGCTTGAAGCCACGCTGGAACTCATGAAAACCGGCGCCGTGATCGCCATTCAAGACATGGGCGCTGCGGGCCTCACATGCTCTGCTGTTGAAATGGGTGCCAAAGGTAATCTCGGCGTGAACCTTGATCTCGACAAAGTTCCTTGTCGCGAAGAAGGCATGACCGCATATGAGATGATGCTGTCTGAAAGCCAGGAGCGCATGCTCATGGTGCTTGACCCCAACAAGGAAGAGGAAGCAGCAGCCGTCTTCAAAAAGTGGGATCTCGACTTCGCCATTGTTGGCGAAACAACCGATGACCAGCGCTTCAAAGTCTACCGCCACAAGGAACTGATGGCAGACCTGCCAATCAACGAATTGGGTGACGAAGCCCCGGAATATGATCGCCCATGGGTGGAAAGCCCAAAGCTGGCACCCATCGCTGCATCTGATGTACCTGCCCCCGATGATCTGGGCAAAGCGCTCATCGAACTGGTGAGCCTGCCGGACATGTGCTCACGTCGCTGGGTCTGGGAGCAATACGACAATCTCATTCAAGGCAACACAATGGCAGGCCCCGGGGGCGACGCTGCTGTGATCCGTGTTGGTGATAAAGGCAAAGGCCTTGCTTTCGCCGTCGACGTAACACCCCGCTACTGCGAAGCTGATCCGATTGAAGGCGGCAAGCAGGCCGTCGCGGAGTGCTGGCGGAACATTACTGCTGTTGGCGCGGAGCCGCTCGCAGCAACCGACAATCTCAATTTCGGCAATCCGGAGAAACCTGAGATCATGGGCCAGTTTGTCGGCTGCATTCAGGGCATTGGCGAAGCATGCCTCGCGCTGGACATGCCCATCGTCTCCGGCAATGTGTCGCTCTACAACGAGACGAACGGACAGGCCATCCTGCCCACCCCTGCGATCGGCGGCGTGGGGCTCATGCCAGACGTGACAAAACGCGTAGGCAAGAGCTTCGTTGCAGAAGGTGAGATCATTCTCCTGATCGGAGCCCATGAAGGCCACCTCGGACAAAGCATCTACCAGCGCGACATCGTCGGCCAGGCAGCCGGTGCGCCCCCCAAGGTTGACCTGGCCGCTGAAATGAAACACGGGAAGTTCGTGCGCGACGCCATCCGCAACGGGCGCGTAACAGCAGTGCACGACATTTCCGACGGTGGCCTGTTGGTCGCTGTCGCTGAGATGGGCCTGGGAAGCAGCAAGATCGGCGCAACCCTCACACCGAGTAAGGACATTCCCCTGCACGCCTGGGCGTTCGGCGAAGATCAGGCTTGCTATGTCGTCACAGTGTCCGCTGCAGACGCTGAAACATTCGTGAAAGACGCACTATCTGCAGGGATTCCGACACAAGCGATCGGAACCACAGGCGGCAATGAATTGACAGTAGAGGGGTCTCATCCCATATCATTGGCAGACCTCGACGCGGCCCATGAGGGGTGGTTGCCTACCTACATGAGCGCACCGGACACACACTGA